From Halichoerus grypus chromosome 6, mHalGry1.hap1.1, whole genome shotgun sequence, one genomic window encodes:
- the TSPAN31 gene encoding tetraspanin-31 isoform X1: MVCGGFACSKNALCALNVVYMLVGLLLIGVAAWGKGLGLVSSIHIIGAVIAVGVFLLLIAVAGLVGAVNHHQVLLFFYMIILGLVFIFQFGISCSCLAINRSKQTDVINASWWVMSNKTRDELERSFDCCGLFNLTTLYQQDYAFCTAICKSRSSTCQMCGEKFLKHSDEALKILGGVGLFFSFTEILGVWLAMRFRNQKDPRANPSAFL, from the exons ATGGTTTGCGGTGGCTTTGCCTGCTCCAAGAATGCACTGTGCGCTCTCAACGTGGTCTACATG CTGGTAGGCTTGTTGCTCATTGGAGTGGCTGCTTGGGGTAAGGGTCTGGGTCTGGTGTCCAGCATCCACATCATCGGAGCAGTCATTGCTGTGGGAGTCTTCCTTCTTCTCATCGCGGTGGCTGGACTGGTGGGTGCTGTCAACCACCACCAAGTACTGCTATTCTTT TACATGATCATCCTTGGGTTGGTCTTCATCTTCCAGTTTGGAATCTCTTGCTCATGTCTGGCTATTAACCGAAGCAAACAG ACAGATGTCATTAATGCTTCTTGGTGGGTCATGAGCAACAAGACCCGGGATGAACTGGAAAGAAGTTTTGATTGTTGTGGCTTgttcaacctcacaaccctgtaTCAACAGGATTACGCTTTCTGCACTGCA ATCTGTAAGAGCCGGAGCTCCACGTGCCAGATGTGTGGAGAAAAGTTTCTTAAGCATTCAGATGAAGCCCTGAAAATCCTGGGGGGTGTTGGACTCTTCTTTAGCTTTACAGAG ATTCTTGGTGTTTGGCTAGCAATGAGATTTCGGAATCAGAAGGATCCTCGAGCTAACCCCAGTGCCTTTCTATAA
- the TSPAN31 gene encoding tetraspanin-31 isoform X3 yields MVCGGFACSKNALCALNVVYMYMIILGLVFIFQFGISCSCLAINRSKQTDVINASWWVMSNKTRDELERSFDCCGLFNLTTLYQQDYAFCTAICKSRSSTCQMCGEKFLKHSDEALKILGGVGLFFSFTEILGVWLAMRFRNQKDPRANPSAFL; encoded by the exons ATGGTTTGCGGTGGCTTTGCCTGCTCCAAGAATGCACTGTGCGCTCTCAACGTGGTCTACATG TACATGATCATCCTTGGGTTGGTCTTCATCTTCCAGTTTGGAATCTCTTGCTCATGTCTGGCTATTAACCGAAGCAAACAG ACAGATGTCATTAATGCTTCTTGGTGGGTCATGAGCAACAAGACCCGGGATGAACTGGAAAGAAGTTTTGATTGTTGTGGCTTgttcaacctcacaaccctgtaTCAACAGGATTACGCTTTCTGCACTGCA ATCTGTAAGAGCCGGAGCTCCACGTGCCAGATGTGTGGAGAAAAGTTTCTTAAGCATTCAGATGAAGCCCTGAAAATCCTGGGGGGTGTTGGACTCTTCTTTAGCTTTACAGAG ATTCTTGGTGTTTGGCTAGCAATGAGATTTCGGAATCAGAAGGATCCTCGAGCTAACCCCAGTGCCTTTCTATAA
- the TSPAN31 gene encoding tetraspanin-31 isoform X4 — protein sequence MVCGGFACSKNALCALNVVYMTDVINASWWVMSNKTRDELERSFDCCGLFNLTTLYQQDYAFCTAICKSRSSTCQMCGEKFLKHSDEALKILGGVGLFFSFTEILGVWLAMRFRNQKDPRANPSAFL from the exons ATGGTTTGCGGTGGCTTTGCCTGCTCCAAGAATGCACTGTGCGCTCTCAACGTGGTCTACATG ACAGATGTCATTAATGCTTCTTGGTGGGTCATGAGCAACAAGACCCGGGATGAACTGGAAAGAAGTTTTGATTGTTGTGGCTTgttcaacctcacaaccctgtaTCAACAGGATTACGCTTTCTGCACTGCA ATCTGTAAGAGCCGGAGCTCCACGTGCCAGATGTGTGGAGAAAAGTTTCTTAAGCATTCAGATGAAGCCCTGAAAATCCTGGGGGGTGTTGGACTCTTCTTTAGCTTTACAGAG ATTCTTGGTGTTTGGCTAGCAATGAGATTTCGGAATCAGAAGGATCCTCGAGCTAACCCCAGTGCCTTTCTATAA
- the TSPAN31 gene encoding tetraspanin-31 isoform X2: protein MVCGGFACSKNALCALNVVYMLVGLLLIGVAAWGKGLGLVSSIHIIGAVIAVGVFLLLIAVAGLVGAVNHHQVLLFFYMIILGLVFIFQFGISCSCLAINRSKQICKSRSSTCQMCGEKFLKHSDEALKILGGVGLFFSFTEILGVWLAMRFRNQKDPRANPSAFL from the exons ATGGTTTGCGGTGGCTTTGCCTGCTCCAAGAATGCACTGTGCGCTCTCAACGTGGTCTACATG CTGGTAGGCTTGTTGCTCATTGGAGTGGCTGCTTGGGGTAAGGGTCTGGGTCTGGTGTCCAGCATCCACATCATCGGAGCAGTCATTGCTGTGGGAGTCTTCCTTCTTCTCATCGCGGTGGCTGGACTGGTGGGTGCTGTCAACCACCACCAAGTACTGCTATTCTTT TACATGATCATCCTTGGGTTGGTCTTCATCTTCCAGTTTGGAATCTCTTGCTCATGTCTGGCTATTAACCGAAGCAAACAG ATCTGTAAGAGCCGGAGCTCCACGTGCCAGATGTGTGGAGAAAAGTTTCTTAAGCATTCAGATGAAGCCCTGAAAATCCTGGGGGGTGTTGGACTCTTCTTTAGCTTTACAGAG ATTCTTGGTGTTTGGCTAGCAATGAGATTTCGGAATCAGAAGGATCCTCGAGCTAACCCCAGTGCCTTTCTATAA
- the CDK4 gene encoding cyclin-dependent kinase 4 isoform X2, translating to MATPRYEPVAEIGVGAYGTVYKARDPHSGHFVALKSVRVPNGGGAGGGLPISTVREVALLRRLEAFEHPNVVRLMDVCATARTDRETKVTLVFEHVDQDLRTYLDKAPPPGLPVETIKVVTLWYRAPEVLLQSTYATPVDMWSVGCIFAEMFRRKPLFCGNSEADQLGKIFDLIGLPPEDDWPRDVSLPRGAFSPRGPRPVQSVVPEMEESGAQLLLEMLTFNPHKRISAFRALQHSYLQKAEGNPE from the exons ATGGCTACTCCTCGATATGAGCCGGTGGCTGAGATTGGTGTTGGTGCCTATGGAACGGTATACAAGGCCCGTGATCCCCACAGTGGCCACTTCGTGGCCCTCAAGAGTGTGAGAGTTCCTAATGGAGGAGGTGCTGGAGGGGGCCTTCCCATCAGCACAGTTCGTGAGGTGGCCTTACTGAGGCGGCTGGAGGCTTTTGAGCATCCCAACGTTGTCCG GCTGATGGACGTCTGTGCCACCGCCCGAACTGACCGGGAGACCAAAGTGACCCTGGTGTTTGAGCACGTGGACCAAGACCTGAGGACCTATCTGGACAAGGCACCCCCACCAGGTTTGCCAGTGGAGACCATCAAG GTTGTTACACTCTGGTACCGTGCTCCAGAAGTTCTTCTGCAGTCTACATACGCAACACCCGTGGACATGTGGAGCGTTGGCTGTATCTTCGCAGAGATGTTTCGTCGCAA GCCTCTCTTCTGTGGAAACTCTGAAGCTGACCAGTTAGGCAAAATCTTTGA CCTGATCGGGCTGCCCCCAGAGGATGACTGGCCCCGAGATGTGTCTCTCCCCCGAGGAGCCTTTTCCCCCCGAGGGCCCCGTCCAGTGCAGTCAGTGGTACCTGAGATGGAGGAATCTGGAGCACAGCTGCTGCTG GAGATGCTGACTTTTAACCCACACAAGCGAATCTCTGCCTTCCGAGCCCTGCAGCACTCTTATCTACAAAAGGCAGAAGGTAACCCAGAGTGA
- the CDK4 gene encoding cyclin-dependent kinase 4 isoform X1, producing the protein MATPRYEPVAEIGVGAYGTVYKARDPHSGHFVALKSVRVPNGGGAGGGLPISTVREVALLRRLEAFEHPNVVRLMDVCATARTDRETKVTLVFEHVDQDLRTYLDKAPPPGLPVETIKDLMRQFLRGLDFLHANCIVHRDLKPENILVTSGGTVKLADFGLARIYSYQMALTPVVVTLWYRAPEVLLQSTYATPVDMWSVGCIFAEMFRRKPLFCGNSEADQLGKIFDLIGLPPEDDWPRDVSLPRGAFSPRGPRPVQSVVPEMEESGAQLLLEMLTFNPHKRISAFRALQHSYLQKAEGNPE; encoded by the exons ATGGCTACTCCTCGATATGAGCCGGTGGCTGAGATTGGTGTTGGTGCCTATGGAACGGTATACAAGGCCCGTGATCCCCACAGTGGCCACTTCGTGGCCCTCAAGAGTGTGAGAGTTCCTAATGGAGGAGGTGCTGGAGGGGGCCTTCCCATCAGCACAGTTCGTGAGGTGGCCTTACTGAGGCGGCTGGAGGCTTTTGAGCATCCCAACGTTGTCCG GCTGATGGACGTCTGTGCCACCGCCCGAACTGACCGGGAGACCAAAGTGACCCTGGTGTTTGAGCACGTGGACCAAGACCTGAGGACCTATCTGGACAAGGCACCCCCACCAGGTTTGCCAGTGGAGACCATCAAG GATCTGATGCGCCAGTTTCTAAGAGGCCTAGATTTCCTTCATGCCAACTGCATCGTTCACCGAGACCTGAAGCCAGAGAACATTCTGGTGACTAGTGGTGGGACAGTCAAGCTGGCTGACTTTGGCCTGGCCAGAATCTACAGCTACCAGATGGCACTTACACCTGTG GTTGTTACACTCTGGTACCGTGCTCCAGAAGTTCTTCTGCAGTCTACATACGCAACACCCGTGGACATGTGGAGCGTTGGCTGTATCTTCGCAGAGATGTTTCGTCGCAA GCCTCTCTTCTGTGGAAACTCTGAAGCTGACCAGTTAGGCAAAATCTTTGA CCTGATCGGGCTGCCCCCAGAGGATGACTGGCCCCGAGATGTGTCTCTCCCCCGAGGAGCCTTTTCCCCCCGAGGGCCCCGTCCAGTGCAGTCAGTGGTACCTGAGATGGAGGAATCTGGAGCACAGCTGCTGCTG GAGATGCTGACTTTTAACCCACACAAGCGAATCTCTGCCTTCCGAGCCCTGCAGCACTCTTATCTACAAAAGGCAGAAGGTAACCCAGAGTGA
- the MARCHF9 gene encoding E3 ubiquitin-protein ligase MARCHF9, giving the protein MLKSRLRMFLNELKLLVLTGGGRPRAEPQPRGGGGGGCGWAPFAGCSTRDGDGDEEEYYGSEPRARGLAGDKEPRAGPPPPPAPPPPPPGALDALSLSSSLDSGLRTPQCRICFQGPEQGELLSPCRCDGSVRCTHQPCLIRWISERGSWSCELCYFKYQVLAISTKNPLQWQAISLTVIEKVQIAAIVLGSLFLVASISWLIWSSLSPSAKWQRQDLLFQICYGMYGFMDVVCIGLIVHEGSSVYRIFKRWQAVNQQWKVLNYDKTKDIGGDAGGGTAGKPGPRTSRTGPLSGATSRPPAAQRMRTLLPQRCGYTILHLLGQLRPPDARSSSHSGREVVMRVTTV; this is encoded by the exons ATGCTCAAGTCTCGGCTCCGCATGTTCCTGAACGAGCTGAAGCTGCTGGTGCTGACGGGCGGGGGGCGGCCCCGGGCCGAGCCGCAgccccgggggggcgggggaggcggctGCGGCTGGGCGCCCTTCGCCGGCTGCTCGACCCGGGACGGCGACGGCGACGAAGAGGAGTACTACGGGTCGGAGCCGCGGGCCCGGGGCCTGGCCGGCGACAAGGAGCCGCGGGCCGgacccccgccgccgcccgcgccgccgccgccgcccccgggcGCGCTGGACGCCCTGTCGCTCAGCAGCAGCCTGGACAGCGGGCTCCGAACCCCCCAGTGCCGAATCTGCTTCCAGGGCCCGGAGCAG GGGGAGCTCCTGAGCCCCTGCCGCTGCGACGGCTCAGTGCGCTGCACACACCAGCCCTGCCTCATCCGCTGGATCAGTGAGAGGGGCTCCTGGAGCTGTGAGCTCTGCTACTTCAAGTACCAGGTCCTGGCGATCAGCACCAAGAACCCGCTGCAG TGGCAGGCCATCTCCCTGACGGTCATCGAGAAGGTCCAGATCGCAGCCATAGTCCTGGGCTCGCTCTTCCTCGTCGCCAGCATCTCCTGGCTCATCTGGTCCTCACTCAGCCCTTCAGCCAAGTGGCAACGGCAGGATCTGCTCTTTCAGATCTGCTACGGCATGTATGGCTTCATGGATGTCGTCTGCATAG GCCTCATCGTCCACGAAGGCTCCTCCGTCTACCGCATCTTCAAGCGCTGGCAGGCAGTGAACCAGCAGTGGAAGGTCCTGAATTATGACAAGACCAAGGACATAGGAGGAGATGCAGGGGGAGGGACGGCAGGGAAGCCGGGCCCCAGGACCTCACGGACGGGCCCCCTCTCTGGGGCCACCAGCCGCCCGCCGGCTGCCCAGCGCATGCGGACGCTCTTGCCTCAGCGCTGTGGTTACACAATCCTGCACCTCCTTGGACAGCTGCGGCCACCAGACGCCCGTTCCAGTTCCCATTCTGGCCGAGAGGTTGTCATGAGGGTCACCACGGTCTGA
- the CYP27B1 gene encoding 25-hydroxyvitamin D-1 alpha hydroxylase, mitochondrial — MTQTLKLASRVFHRIHCAPKLGASLGSRGSDSAPRSLADIPGPSTPVFLAELFCKGGLSRLHELQVQGVSRFGPVWLASFGRVRTVYLAAPTLVEQLLRQEGPRPERCSFSPWAEHRRHRQQACGLLTAEGEEWQRLRSLLAPLLLPPQAAARYAGTLDDVVHDLVRRLRHQRGRGAGPPTLVRDVAGEFYKFGLEGIAAVLLGSRLGCLEAEVPPDTETFIRAVGSVFVSTLLTMAMPGWLHRLVPGPWGRLCRDWDQMFAFAQQHVERREAEVALRSKGKPEEDMGSGAHLTYFLFREELPAPSILGNVTELLLAGVDTVSNTLSWALYELSRHPEVQKALHSEITAALGPGSNAHPSAAALSQLPLLKAVVKEVLRLYPVVPGNSRVPDKDVRVGDYVIPKNTLVTLCHYATSRDPAQFPEPNSFRPARWLGEGPAPHPFASLPFGFGKRSCMGRRLAELELQMALAQILTHFEVKPEPGAAPIRPMTRTVLVPERSINLQFVDR, encoded by the exons ATGACCCAGACCCTCAAGCTCGCCTCCAGAGTGTTCCATCGCATCCACTGTGCTCCCAAGCTAGGTGCCTCACTGGGCTCCAGAGGCTCCGACTCAGCGCCCCGGAGCTTGGCGGACATCCCAGGCCCCTCCACGCCAGTCTTCCTTGCTGAACTTTTCTGCAAGGGGGGTCTGTCACGGCTACACGAGCTGCAG GTGCAGGGTGTTTCGCGCTTCGGGCCTGTGTGGTTGGCCAGCTTCGGGAGGGTGCGCACTGTGTACCTGGCGGCCCCTACACTCGTCGAGCAGCTCTTGCGACAGGAGGGGCCCCGGCCCGAGCGCTGCAGCTTCTCACCCTGGGCAGAGCACCGTCGCCACCGCCAGCAGGCTTGCGGGCTGCTCACCGC ggaaggagaagaatgGCAGAGGCTCCGCAGCCTCCTGGCCCCGCTGCTCCTCCCGCCTCAAGCGGCCGCCCGCTATGCCGGGACCCTGGACGACGTGGTCCATGACCTTGTGCGGCGACTGCGGCACCAACGGGGACGTGGGGCTGGGCCGCCCACCCTGGTTCGGGACGTGGCAGGAGAGTTTTACAAGTTTGGACTAGAAG GCATAGCCGCGGTGCTCCTGGGTTCCCGCCTGGGCTGCCTGGAGGCCGAAGTGCCCCCAGACACAGAGACCTTCATCCGCGCGGTGGGATCGGTGTTTGTGTCCACGCTGTTGACCATGGCGATGCCCGGCTGGCTTCACCGCCTCGTGCCCGGACCCTGGGGCCGCCTCTGCCGAGACTGGGACCAGATGTTTGCCTTTG CCCAGCAGCACGTGGAGAGGCGAGAGGCTGAGGTAGCCTTGAGGAGCAAGGGAAAGCCTGAGGAGGACATGGGATCTGGGGCACACCTGACCTACTTCCTGTTCCGGGAAGAGTTGCCTGCTCCGTCCATCCTGGGCAATGTGACGGAGCTGCTACTGGCTGGAGTGGACACA GTATCCAACACACTCTCCTGGGCTCTGTATGAACTCTCTCGGCACCCCGAAGTCCAGAAAGCACTCCACTCTGAGATCAcagctgccctgggccctggctccAATGCCCACCCCTCAGCTGCTGCTCTATCCCAGCTGCCCCTGCTGAAGGCAGTGGTCAAGGAAGTGCTAAG ACTGTACCCTGTGGTACCTGGAAATTCCCGTGTCCCAGACAAAGACGTTCGTGTGGGTGACTATGTTATCCCCAAAAAT ACGCTGGTCACACTGTGTCATTATGCCACTTCAAGGGACCCTGCCCAGTTCCCAGAGCCAAATTCTTTTCGTCCAGCTCGATGGCTGGGGGAAGGTCCAGCCCCCCACCCATTTGCATCTCTTCCTTTTGGCTTCGGCAAGCGCAGCTGCATGGGGAGACGCCTGGCAGAGCTTGAGCTGCAGatggctttggctcag aTCTTGACCCACTTTGAGGTGAAGCCTGAGCCAGGTGCTGCCCCAATCCGACCCATGACCCGGACTGTCCTGGTACCCGAGAGGAGCATCAACCTACAGTTTGTGGACAGATAG
- the METTL1 gene encoding tRNA (guanine-N(7)-)-methyltransferase isoform X2 → MGSPVKPEEMDWSELYPEFFAPLTQNKSHDDPKDKKEKRAQAQVEFADIGCGYGGLLVELSPLFPDTLILGLEIRVKVSDYVQDRIRALRAAPGGGFQNIACLRSNAMKHLPNFFRKGQLTKMFFLFPDPHFKRTKHKWRIISPTLLAEYAYVLRVGGLVYTITDVLELHDWMCTHFERHPLFERVPLEELSEDPIVGHLGTSTEEGKKVLRNGGKNFPAIFRRIQDPTLQAVTPNPTPLGH, encoded by the exons ATGGGCAG CCCTGTGAAGCCTGAAGAGATGGACTGGTCTGAGCTATACCCAGAGTTCTTCGCTCCACTGACTCAAAATAAGAGCCACGATGACCCAaaggataagaaagaaaagagagctcAGGCCCAAGTGGAGTTTGCAGACATAGGCTGTGGCTATGGTGGCCTGTTAG TGGAACTGTCACCGTTGTTCCCAGACACACTGATTCTGGGTCTGGAGATCCGGGTGAAAGTCTCAGACTATGTACAAGACCGGATTCGGGCCCTTCGAGCAGCTCCTGGAGGTGGCTTCCAGAACATCGCCTGTCTCCGTAGCAATGCCATGAAACACCTTCCTAACTTCTTCCGCAAgggccag CTGACAAAGATGTTCTTCCTCTTCCCTGACCCACATTTCAAGCGGACGAAGCACAAGTGGCGAATCATCAGTCCCACGCTGCTGGCAGAATATGCCTACGTGCTTAGAGTTGGG GGGCTGGTATACACCATAACTGATGTGCTGGAGCTACATGACTGGATGTGCACCCATTTTGAAAGGCACCCCCTGTTTGAGCGTGTGCCCCTGGAGGAACTG AGTGAAGACCCCATTGTGGGACATCTGGGCACCTCAACCGAGGAGGGCAAGAAAGTCTTACGCAACGGAGGCAAGAATTTCCCAGCCATCTTCCGAAGAATACAGGATCCCACCCTCCAGGCAGTGACCCCCAATCCCACCCCCCTGGGCCACTGA
- the METTL1 gene encoding tRNA (guanine-N(7)-)-methyltransferase isoform X1 yields the protein MAGAETGDAAGAEAPQPQKRYYRQRAHSNPMADHTLRYPVKPEEMDWSELYPEFFAPLTQNKSHDDPKDKKEKRAQAQVEFADIGCGYGGLLVELSPLFPDTLILGLEIRVKVSDYVQDRIRALRAAPGGGFQNIACLRSNAMKHLPNFFRKGQLTKMFFLFPDPHFKRTKHKWRIISPTLLAEYAYVLRVGGLVYTITDVLELHDWMCTHFERHPLFERVPLEELSEDPIVGHLGTSTEEGKKVLRNGGKNFPAIFRRIQDPTLQAVTPNPTPLGH from the exons ATGGCGGGAGCCGAGACTGGGGACGCGGCAGGAGCTGAGGCCCCGCAGCCCCAGAAGCGCTACTATCGGCAACGTGCTCACTCCAACCCCATGGCTGACCACACGCTGCGCTA CCCTGTGAAGCCTGAAGAGATGGACTGGTCTGAGCTATACCCAGAGTTCTTCGCTCCACTGACTCAAAATAAGAGCCACGATGACCCAaaggataagaaagaaaagagagctcAGGCCCAAGTGGAGTTTGCAGACATAGGCTGTGGCTATGGTGGCCTGTTAG TGGAACTGTCACCGTTGTTCCCAGACACACTGATTCTGGGTCTGGAGATCCGGGTGAAAGTCTCAGACTATGTACAAGACCGGATTCGGGCCCTTCGAGCAGCTCCTGGAGGTGGCTTCCAGAACATCGCCTGTCTCCGTAGCAATGCCATGAAACACCTTCCTAACTTCTTCCGCAAgggccag CTGACAAAGATGTTCTTCCTCTTCCCTGACCCACATTTCAAGCGGACGAAGCACAAGTGGCGAATCATCAGTCCCACGCTGCTGGCAGAATATGCCTACGTGCTTAGAGTTGGG GGGCTGGTATACACCATAACTGATGTGCTGGAGCTACATGACTGGATGTGCACCCATTTTGAAAGGCACCCCCTGTTTGAGCGTGTGCCCCTGGAGGAACTG AGTGAAGACCCCATTGTGGGACATCTGGGCACCTCAACCGAGGAGGGCAAGAAAGTCTTACGCAACGGAGGCAAGAATTTCCCAGCCATCTTCCGAAGAATACAGGATCCCACCCTCCAGGCAGTGACCCCCAATCCCACCCCCCTGGGCCACTGA
- the METTL1 gene encoding tRNA (guanine-N(7)-)-methyltransferase isoform X3, with translation MDWSELYPEFFAPLTQNKSHDDPKDKKEKRAQAQVEFADIGCGYGGLLVELSPLFPDTLILGLEIRVKVSDYVQDRIRALRAAPGGGFQNIACLRSNAMKHLPNFFRKGQLTKMFFLFPDPHFKRTKHKWRIISPTLLAEYAYVLRVGGLVYTITDVLELHDWMCTHFERHPLFERVPLEELSEDPIVGHLGTSTEEGKKVLRNGGKNFPAIFRRIQDPTLQAVTPNPTPLGH, from the exons ATGGACTGGTCTGAGCTATACCCAGAGTTCTTCGCTCCACTGACTCAAAATAAGAGCCACGATGACCCAaaggataagaaagaaaagagagctcAGGCCCAAGTGGAGTTTGCAGACATAGGCTGTGGCTATGGTGGCCTGTTAG TGGAACTGTCACCGTTGTTCCCAGACACACTGATTCTGGGTCTGGAGATCCGGGTGAAAGTCTCAGACTATGTACAAGACCGGATTCGGGCCCTTCGAGCAGCTCCTGGAGGTGGCTTCCAGAACATCGCCTGTCTCCGTAGCAATGCCATGAAACACCTTCCTAACTTCTTCCGCAAgggccag CTGACAAAGATGTTCTTCCTCTTCCCTGACCCACATTTCAAGCGGACGAAGCACAAGTGGCGAATCATCAGTCCCACGCTGCTGGCAGAATATGCCTACGTGCTTAGAGTTGGG GGGCTGGTATACACCATAACTGATGTGCTGGAGCTACATGACTGGATGTGCACCCATTTTGAAAGGCACCCCCTGTTTGAGCGTGTGCCCCTGGAGGAACTG AGTGAAGACCCCATTGTGGGACATCTGGGCACCTCAACCGAGGAGGGCAAGAAAGTCTTACGCAACGGAGGCAAGAATTTCCCAGCCATCTTCCGAAGAATACAGGATCCCACCCTCCAGGCAGTGACCCCCAATCCCACCCCCCTGGGCCACTGA
- the EEF1AKMT3 gene encoding EEF1A lysine methyltransferase 3 → MADPCPDRESEPESVFPREVGLFADSYSEKSRFCFCGHVLSITQNFGSRLGVAARVWDAALSLCNYFESQNVDFRDKKVIELGAGTGIVGILAALQGGDVTITDLPLALEQIQGNVQANVPAGGQAQVRALSWGIDQHVFPGDYDLVLGADIVYLEPTFPLLLGTLQHLCGPHGTIYLASKMREEHGTESFFQHLLPQHFQLELAQRDEDENVNIYRARHREPRPA, encoded by the exons ATGGCGGACCCCTGCCCAGATCGTGAATCAGAGCCCGAATCCGTGTTCCCGCGGGAAGTCGGCCTCTTCGCGGACTCTTACTCGGAGAAGAGCCGGTTCTGTTTCTGTGGGCACGTGCTGAGCATCACACAGAACTTCGGGTCCCGCCTTGGGGTGGCGGCGCGCGTGTGGGACGCG GCTCTGAGCCTGTGCAACtattttgaaagtcaaaatgTGGATTTCCGAGACAAGAAAGTGATCGAACTAGGCGCAGGGACGGGCATCGTGGGGATCTTGGCCGCGCTGCAGG gGGGGGATGTTACCATCACTGACCTGCCCCTGGCCCTAGAGCAGATCCAGGGCAACGTCCAGGCCAATGTGCCAGCTGGAGGCCAGGCCCAGGTCCGCGCCTTGTCCTGGGGGATTGACCAGCATGTCTTCCCTGGAGACTATGACCTGGTGCTGGGGGCTGATATCGTGTACCTGGAGCCCACCTTCCCACTGCTGCTGGGCACTCTCCAACACCTATGCGGGCCCCATGGCACCATCTATCTGGCCTCCAAGATGAGAGAGGAGCACGGGACAGAGAGCTTCTTTCAGCACCTCCTGCCCCAGCATTTCCAACTGGAGCTGGCCCAGCGGGATGAGGATGAGAATGTCAACATCTATAGGGCCAGGCACAGGGAACCAAGACCTGCTTGA